One window of the Sulfitobacter alexandrii genome contains the following:
- a CDS encoding HAD-IA family hydrolase, with protein MTVAPLGLVIFDVDGTLVDSQHDIVAAMAAAFDAVQVPPPSRAEVLGIVGLSLDVAMATLAPTLGAGDHARMVVAYKSAYMDLRAQAGVAESSPLYPGARAALEALRARDDVLLGVATGKSKRGLDKLVEGHGLHGMFQTLQCADFHPSKPHPSMLLTALAETGVDADRAVMVGDTSFDMDMAQAAGIAGIGVGWGYHDRSRLSGARHVIDRFEALPDVLDEIWGVPA; from the coding sequence ATGACGGTGGCCCCGCTTGGTCTGGTGATCTTCGACGTGGATGGCACGCTGGTCGACAGCCAGCACGATATCGTCGCCGCGATGGCTGCCGCCTTTGATGCGGTGCAGGTGCCGCCGCCGTCGAGAGCCGAAGTGCTTGGCATCGTGGGGCTGTCGCTCGACGTGGCGATGGCGACACTGGCGCCGACATTGGGCGCCGGCGATCATGCAAGGATGGTCGTGGCCTACAAGTCTGCCTACATGGACCTGCGCGCGCAGGCGGGCGTCGCGGAGTCCTCGCCGCTCTATCCCGGCGCACGGGCCGCGCTGGAGGCGCTGCGCGCCCGGGATGACGTCCTTCTGGGCGTGGCCACGGGGAAATCGAAGCGCGGTCTCGACAAGCTGGTGGAGGGCCACGGCCTGCACGGCATGTTCCAGACACTCCAGTGCGCGGATTTTCACCCGTCCAAGCCGCATCCATCGATGCTTCTGACGGCTCTGGCGGAAACCGGGGTCGACGCGGATCGGGCGGTGATGGTGGGCGACACCAGTTTCGACATGGACATGGCGCAAGCCGCGGGCATCGCCGGGATCGGCGTTGGCTGGGGCTATCATGACCGCTCTCGCCTGTCCGGTGCCCGTCACGTGATCGACCGGTTCGAAGCCCTGCCGGACGTGCTCGACGAGATCTGGGGAGTGCCCGCATGA
- a CDS encoding RluA family pseudouridine synthase, with product MSRVQTVTVEEGEGDQRLDRWFKRRFPQISQGRVEKMCRKGEIRVDGGRVKGATRLEVGQQVRIPPLPEGEAPPPPKRTRVSDADAKFIRACVIYRDDHVIALNKPPGLPVQGGSGQSDRHVDALSEALMFELDEKPRLVHRLDKDTSGVMIMARTRAVAQALTANFRHRETRKIYWAAVAGVPHPKNGQIKFGLVKAGGHGARGEGEKMIAVHPADIDATEGAKRATTDYAVLAQAGSRTCWAALIPVTGRTHQLRAHMAEIGHPIVGDGKYGGSGQENPGDGWGAQLGGDISKKLHLHARSLTVEHPVTKAILNLVAPLPEHMARTWETFQWSPADVPDDPFEEGWG from the coding sequence ATGAGCCGGGTACAAACCGTTACCGTCGAGGAAGGCGAGGGCGACCAGCGCCTCGACCGTTGGTTCAAGCGGCGGTTTCCGCAGATCTCGCAGGGGCGTGTCGAAAAGATGTGCCGCAAGGGCGAGATCCGCGTCGACGGTGGCCGGGTCAAGGGCGCGACGCGTCTCGAGGTGGGCCAGCAGGTGCGCATTCCGCCGTTGCCCGAGGGCGAAGCGCCACCGCCGCCCAAGCGAACCCGTGTCAGTGATGCGGATGCCAAGTTCATCCGCGCCTGCGTGATCTATCGCGACGACCACGTCATCGCGTTGAACAAGCCGCCCGGCCTGCCGGTGCAGGGTGGCTCCGGCCAGTCCGACCGCCATGTGGATGCGCTGTCCGAAGCGCTGATGTTCGAACTGGACGAAAAGCCGCGCCTTGTACACCGGCTTGACAAGGATACCTCCGGCGTCATGATCATGGCTCGTACCCGCGCCGTTGCCCAGGCGCTGACGGCCAATTTCCGGCACCGTGAAACGCGCAAGATCTATTGGGCCGCGGTGGCGGGCGTGCCTCATCCCAAGAACGGTCAGATCAAGTTCGGACTGGTCAAGGCAGGCGGCCATGGCGCGCGCGGCGAGGGTGAAAAGATGATCGCGGTCCATCCCGCCGATATCGACGCCACCGAAGGCGCCAAGCGTGCCACCACGGATTATGCCGTTCTGGCGCAGGCGGGTAGCCGGACCTGCTGGGCGGCGCTGATCCCGGTGACGGGCCGTACCCACCAGCTGCGCGCGCATATGGCGGAGATCGGTCATCCCATCGTGGGAGACGGGAAATACGGCGGATCGGGTCAGGAAAACCCCGGCGACGGCTGGGGCGCGCAACTGGGCGGCGACATTTCGAAGAAACTGCACCTGCATGCCCGCAGCCTGACGGTGGAGCATCCGGTGACCAAGGCGATCCTGAACCTGGTCGCGCCGCTGCCCGAGCATATGGCCCGGACGTGGGAAACCTTCCAGTGGTCGCCCGCCGACGTGCCGGACGATCCTTTCGAGGAAGGTTGGGGATGA